CCGCCTACAACTGTAGTGTCATGAGTTCGAGTCACCAAAGGTGCAATAACTCTAACAAAGGGGAGgggaataattaaaaaaaaaaagtaaaagtttTACAAGAGTTTGTATGGTTTGGATCgtacaaatatatgtatatttgCATTTAAGTTGACATAACAAGGCAATCTATAAAATCTTTTGATACAAAAGTAAACGCAAACATTGTATCTCAATATGATTTAGAATATATATTATGAGTGACATTTAACTAGTTATAGTAGGTTATTATTCAAACTTTTTAAAATGATTTTATTAGGTATTTTAGTGCGTCAACTTAACCTGATAATGTAAAGAATTAGTGCAAAAAAACTTAAACTATTTCAAATTAAACAGATGATAAAGAACTTACATCTATTCGCTTTCTTCTTGAGGAGTAAACTTCAATCTGGGAGATCTGATCTGCAGAATGGCTACCACTGTATGAACAAGCTGGCAATCCTCGAGGCAATGACCGCGAAAACATAGTAAGAATTTCATTTTTCGTCGATTTCTCTGCAGATTCTAGGAAAAAAACATGAGGAGCTTGACATGAATCATTTGTAGGCAACCTTGTATTTAACAAGTAATATGGAGGATCTTTAGGTGTAACTCCCCATGGTTTAAATGTTTCAATAGGGATTTGTAAATGGCTCCTAGGCAAAATGTTCTCATAAATATGTATTGAGTAACCCCATGATATAGAAAATGACCAGTTATTCGGCCTGTTGTAGCAGATAACTTGTTGTAACATGCGAGATTGATCGAATTTTGCCGCATTCATAAGGTGGTGTACAGATTGAAGTCTTTCCATTGAAGGAAAGATGGGGTTTGCAGCATCTAGATGGTGAAGAGACATCAATGGAGCTTTTGGATGGGATGATAACAAACCCGATATATCACCGCGCAAATCTATCTACAAGTAgagataaatatataaatttagaGTCAGTAAATTCAGAACGAATATAGTCTATATCGGCTAAGACTAGAAAATATCCAACTATTTGGCCATAAATAATATTTTAGTGTTTGCATATACTAGCTTAAAAAAAAAAGCAGCACAGTGCATTAAGCTCCCGTTATGCGTGGGGTCCAGGGAAGGGTTGGACCACAATGGTCTATTATATACGTGGGGTTCGGTATATAGTTGCGGACCCAGGATCTTGTGCAAGCGGGTTCAATCTTAGAAGTACATAACTTTAATCGTAAAATAGTAGTTGTCAAGTGGgttcaaataaaatatttatacaaaatttatgcAACTTTAatcataatttatacatatacacagtattatttttttatgaagcgggttcagttgaacccgcttGCCACCACGTGCGTCCACCACTGCTAGTATAGACTACAAGAGTGTAATCCATACCAGCTAAGCCTAGATTATATCTAACCATTTGGCCATAAATAATATTTTAGTGTTTGCAAATACTAGCTCCCGCTATGCGTGGAATCCGTGGAAGGATCGAACCATAAGGGTCTATTATacacagccttaccctgcatttctgcaagaggctgtttccacggctcgaacaaGTGACCTACCTCCTGGttacatggcagcaactttaccggTTACACAAAGGCTCCCCTTATACTAGTTTGGCAATTAAtcaatatttttgtgataataaTAACTTTAGTATTTGAGAAAGAAAATTTACCTGGTGGCTACCTTTAAGAGGAGTAAGATTGACACCAACATCAGATATGCAAACCATAGTAATTTGATCAGCAGATCTCAAGAATGGATATCTCCTCAAACAACTTTCAATATACTTAGACATTGCTTTTGCCAATGGATAACTCAAAATAAATCCAGCTCCACCAAAAGCTTGATTAAATGAGTACCAATAATTCGATAAAAGATACTCTGATTGACCCCCCAAATAGTAATATTTCGTGTGATCATATTGCCCAAGAACATCAACCATATTATCCACAAAAAACACTGAATCGTCATCCCCCATTACCACCCACCTCACCCCTTCATGTTCCTCTCTAAACACCTCCATTATTCCATGTACCATTCGTGCCATAGTTGGCGCGACATGGTTAGTTTCTTGGATTAATTTTGTTATGTTATCGGATACTCTATAAGGCGGGGAAGACGAGGACCATGGAAAAAGATCATCGCCCGTTGGAGCTACATCAAGAAAGAGATAACCGCGCGTTTTATTTGGTCTCCACCATGATTCAATATATTCTTTTCTATAATGCCATGCTTCTTCAGAACCAAGAAGTCCAAATAGTAAATGGCTAAGGTTTGTAGGGTTAGAATCATGACCAAATTGTGAGGTTTTAGATCTTGAGGAATATAAGAGATCAGAAGATGAACAATTGGAATCATTGAAAAGGAAAATTGAAGCAAAGTAAAGAATAACACCTGAAATCAGCACCACTCTGCAAAGAATAGCAAGAAATAACTTGTCAAATGAAACTCTAAGTTTTTCTTTGATTGTATTTAAGAAATTTGAAGCAAATGCAGATGACATTGTTTGGTTTGTTTGAGCAAAAGCAAGAAGGAACTTTTATATCTGTAGCTTAGTCCAAAATGCAAAGTAGTAATAAATTGAAGAATTAGCCTAAATAGTCGTTCACTTAATCTATTAGATTAAAAATAGTCGCCGAATGTATAATATATGAATAATATGTGTGTAACGGTTTAATATACAATTTATGCAAACCGACTAAAAAAAAAGTAAACAGTAAATTTGATCAGCTATTTGTGTAACAATAAATTTCTTCTGTGTTCAAAGTATTATTGACTGACAGGTATATTTGTCATGTTGCAAAGAATCAATCAGTTTCTTTAGTGTGTTTGAAGTATTTTATTGACTAATCATGTGACAATTaagattaaataattaattaagattTTTGTTGGTTTAAGTCCTTCAAGAGCACACCTATGGAATAGCCTATTAATTGTGGCTGCTAATCTCACCctgatttactattttttatttatttttataatgGTGGTATAAGGGCAGTTTGCGCACACCTTTATATTTTACTGGATACTTACTGTCTCTTATCGGCACAAATATCATATAACTTTGAGCACAAAAGCTTAGGCAAATAGAAAAAAATCAAGTACTGGGTGGCCCTAATTTACTACTAATGAAAAGAAATATTCCATTTGTTCAATTTTGTATAATACTCTTTCTCTGGTTCGTCTCTATAAAGAATGACACCTTTATATATTTAGAAACTCTTTAAATTTAAACTCCTACTTTATCCTTAATGACATGCTCTACAGTCATAAAAATGGCATGGCATGTCAAAAAACCACAAGTTCTAAGAAAAATTTTGGTACGTGCAAAGAGTTTATCCTTTTTTCTGAAACTTCCTATTCAGTCAAACATCGAATTTATCTTGAATCGAGATTTTTTGGTTCAAATTTATCCCAGTTTACCGAGGGAGCAACCCCATTTTTCACCTTGAATTGGTCAAAATATGTGGTTCTATAAATTAAAAGGAGGAACCACATAACAATATAAGAGAAATCATTTTCATACAGATTCAATAGTCATCAAGTTGAGGCTAAATTCCAATTCTAGTTTTTGTTAGTATTGCCCTAAGAAAAAAGGGGAGGGGCAGCCTGGTGCGGGGAGGGGCAGCATGGTGCACTAAACTCCCGCCATATGTGGGATCCAGAGAAGGgctggaccacaagggtctattgtacaccgtcttactctaagaaaaagagaagaaaatcatAAAGCTTTAAAAAGAGAGGGAGTAACCGGACAGGGGAAGAAGCGATATAATGGAGCCAACGATCTTCAGAACAGATGATTTCAATGCATTGTTCGAAGCCATGATATTAATCCATCATTTTCTTCAACTTTCTGAACTTTAGAGCAAGaaaaaataaattgaagaaagaaaaaaaaaaagattaaattttgcacataatgAAGAAGAATATGACACAAATCGTTAACTCAGTCAAGAGTTTGTTATGGAAATCCAAGGATGTACCTTAGTAATCGTGTGGTTAGCACTAGAGGCGGATCTAATATCCTATAAATTAAAGAGATAATAGCAAATTTTGTCGCTTAATAGTCGATAAAATTCtgatttttgttcttgtaatATATGATTAATAAGTTCGTTTAAAATGTGTGTTCTTGGTCATGTTATTATATTTAGACTATTTTGGTTAgaacttttattgcttttaaatataGAGTAACAATACAACTgaacaaaaaaaaatacattatCAACGCACATAAGTTAAAATGTACTCTATCCGTTCCAATTTATATGAACTTGTTTGACAggacacgaagtttaagaaaaagtgaagactttttgaatttgtggtcctaaacaagtcaaaatgaGGTCTAGAGTAGTTATaaagcttctcattaaaggtagaattgaaagtttaagctaaatcgttttcaaatttagaaaatggtcattctttttggaacggaccaaaaagaaaataggttcaggTAAACTGGAATGGGGGAGTAGGATATTATCCTAATGGCATCTTGGTTGTTCAAAACGTCAAGTTGATGAATGTTTCAAGTAGGGTCTCCTTAGGTCGCTAGGTGGGAGTTTAGTGTATTTAATCTGAGAAAATATGCCCAAGGATATGATATTTAGTATTTACTCTCCTAGCAaacttatagcccgtttggccaagttgCAAAAATTTGCTtattttgagaaatatttttttttaaaagtgtttttcttaaaagtacttttggtgagaagcagtttgtgtttggctaattaatttgaaaagcacttctgagtagcaattagtgtttggccaagctttaaaaaactgtttctaagtgtatttttctcaaaagtgcttctcaaaaagtgcttttggagagaacctacttttttctgcttctccaaaactgcttttgcttttcctcaaaaacacttttttctttccataagcttggccaaacaccaaAAGTGTTTTTGGCCCAAAAAaacatttttggccaaaaataagcttgccaaaaataagcttggccaaacaggctattaagcTATGTAACTTACGAAAGATACTAAAGAATTTATTTAGGTTTTCCAATGTGCCAAAGATTATGACGAAAAGTAATAAATAAACTGTATTCTATCGAATTATTGCAAGTTGCAAAAAAGGAATAATTTGGGATAAATAAAAAAATGCAGAATAAATTAGTGTAAGTTGTACATCTAGGTTGGCGTATTAAAGGCACCTCTTTCCTAACCACGGCGCAATATAAGGATCTGAGAATCCCTTCCCAAATCCCATTGTAATTAATTTAATACATGATTAACAGAAATTAATTAGGTTTGTAGCCTTGTGATGAACCAATTAGTCTCCGGTTCCCTTGTTATTATCTCAACTAACTCCCTTTCCAAAATTAGTAAAGAAAACAACCCAATGAGCATTAGGGGTGTCCAATCGAATCAGAAAAACCATACCAAATCGAAAAGTCAaatcaaaccgattaaaaaaattgattatatttggtttgatttaggtattgagtaaaaaaaatgaaccaaaccgacatataaatatataatttttatatatacttttaagacttttatagatttttctttaaaaaatatcaaGAAATATTTGTGATTTTCATATGGGATGTAATATTTAGTTAAATATAAAGTGCTCCATATTTATTAGATTTAAATAATGGATTGAATGATCACTTTTGTATTGGTGAAAATAAAACCATGACACGTGGAATATTAGTAAGTTGACGAAGCATGACGCGAGGAACAACAGTATAGCAACAAGTGGCACTCTCAATTAATTTAATTAAGAATGCAAGGAAGGTGCGGGAGAAACACCCATGAGACAGCACAGAGAAGAGGACCAGGCCTAACAGTTGTCAAAGAGGGGGCATGGACGAAATAAATAAAGGTTAAAATAAGGGAAGATACATGAACCAGAAGTAAATAAGGAAGGagaatgtcacgatccaaaatccactaatcgtgatggcacctaacccaacccgctaggtaagccaactatacTATCTAATTCCAATAATAATCAATAAGATAGTTTAAACAagagaattatctaaatcttataaATTTTTCCCAAGGACtgatagtacaaatcatgagcttctaagaatagagtttacaaagctgagaTGAACTAAATACaccttctgtttgaaaagtacataaacagagttttaaaATCTAAGGCTGCCAAGAACAAGAGGCAGCTGCAACGGGGCGCAGGTACATCTTTCAATCCAGTTTCTGTCGAACACAGCAACATCGGCATCtgaaatctgcacgcaatgtgcaggaaatgtagtatgaatacaaccgaccccatgtactcaataagtaacaaacctaatcttaggttgaaagtagtgacgagctgaaacataggtcgggtccaacaccaataactaACAGCAGTTCATAGCAACTtagagcatataaataaggaagtaactcagaaataaaatgctcagcttTCTATCACAGTTTTTTCGAAAATAGTTTcgtttttcaagaatatcagtgaaaaCTTAAATTCTCTACCGACATTGCcataaaatatgagatagtttgaaaactgtaaatctttctaaaaatccttttcacaataaataagatgtttcattttctttccagatagcaagTATGAGATACCTCCTATGACCACATATCAATGCATgtaaaagtcatgaatgacgtgataccatacaacatgagaaaaatgtgtctctatgcatgtatgtcatatatgcatgccaatgccatgtatcttagagatgaatcatgtactcacactctcagagtacgcAATCTTAAtgtctcacactttccactcatcatgaTCAACCACTCGATATTGTATATGGCATATACGGCCCAGGAAAATCCATCCTagaacatatacaacactgattataagtcatccagtaccgagaaAAAAGGGCAgtccaaccctgtggagaaatccatctccggATATCAAGTACTTCtgacaaatccatgtccagggaaattcatccctcaataatatcatccgcgctcactaggggtgtgtacagacttcggaggggctctttcagtccaagcgctatcataaatcaGTATAACTGCTGCGGCGGGAAAGAAAATTAAGGAACCCGCAAATATTGAAAAAACTACAATTATTGTTAACCAAGGAAAATAATTCGTAGTAAAGACAAGATACACTTGGACCATAAAAACCCTTGCTCAAAATATTGTGATTTTCGAGCACAGGTTTGTCGGTAAAAAGAATTAAATGGATTCAAGTAGAGTTTTCTCGAACGTATCCCGATCCTataactatcactcataatcaTGCTCTCGGCCtgactcagtcatcaatctctccagtctcacccacgggctcacaatgtcatgaaagcTAATCCAGGACAAtcatatgatgtatcaataaataacaactgagactaatatatgatatgaatgcataaatatgactgagtacaaaatatcaatgaaatcagtgagatgacagcaagcaACGACCGTtatgggtcctaacaatatcaacataaaacctaaacatgatatctagcatgattgataGTTCggttactttatcacatggtgaaaatacagatatcaacaaagtagTGCCACTATACGGTGCCATAGAAATaatggagtcacaattcacagggtgcacgctcacacgcctgtcacctagcgtGTGTGCCACCTTAATACCGATCACACAACACGTAATTTGAGGTTTCATgccctcaacactaagtttagaagatttacttatcttgaacaagccaattccaacaccgagcaagccaagcgatgctccaaaaatgtcatCACGCACGTagtgacctccgaacggctcacaACTATCCAAaaccaactcaaatacatcagataAATCCCAAAAAATAATTACAAATGATAAAGATAGAATCCTACATCAAATCCCAAATTCGGCCAAAAATTATACGCGTACCCACACCTCAAAACCCgataaaactcataaaatccgacaaccattcaattatgagtccaaccatacaagttTTACTAAattccgactccaaatcgatgttcaaaactcaaaatttcaaatTATGAAGCTTAGGCCAAAACCTCtcaattttctctttaaaattcatcaaccaaaagccaaaatcgaagatagattcatggaatataaccaaaaccgagtagaaaaTACTTAcgccaattcatatggtgaaaattgcttcGAGAATCACCTCAATCcaagctccatagctccaaaaatgtgAAAATGGTTGAAACCCtcaaaatagagtactttatacttCTGCCGAGacatcctctttcgcgaacgcgggataaccatcgcgttcgcgatgtacAAAAATTATCAGCCACTAAAATGCTCTACGCATTCGCGGTACgggcctcgcaaatgcgatacacACTGGAGACAGAACTATACGAGCGCGGCACGAgcctcgcaaacgcgatgaagaAATATCCTTCAGCTCTAGCTCCCAGCTcaactctacgcgaatgcgaacgTGATGAAGACTAGCCCCAACTCTTCGAGAACATAGACCAatattcgcgaacgcgatgaaaaaAATGTCACTGCCATTAAAATACACTACACATTCGCGACTCTTgccatgcgaacgcgatgaaggactGAGACACCAGAAAACCAACAGAACACAGTAGTGGAAACATGAAAGTAAATGATCCGAAATCAATCCGAAACACGCtcgagaccctcgggacctcatCCATATACCAACGAGtaccataacataacacggacttacacgaggcctcaaaacacacataacaacatcgaaatgacgaatcacacctcaatccaaaatcaatgaacttgaaacttcaaacttccacaaccgatgccgaaacctatcaaatcccgTCCGATTGACCTCACATTTTGCAAAAAAGTCATATttaacattatggacctactccaacttccagaatcaaaatccgaccccgatatcaaaattccaCTCCCGtccaaacttttcaaaattccaacttttcactatttcaagccaaattctaatacggacctccaaatcacaatccggacacgctcctaagttcaaaatcacccaaaggagctaacggaactatcagaaatccaatctgaggtcaaatactaaaaagtcaaagtttggtcaaatctttcaaatttaaagcttctcgctaaaaatcattcttccaaatcaattgcgaattacctaaaaaccaaaaccgacgattcacataagtcataatatatcatacagagctactcatgTTCTCAAACAACCTAGCAAAGAGCAAATGCTCAAAAAgaccagtcggatcgttacagGGAATTAAAGCAGTTATAGGGAATCTATAGCTATAAATATGCCAGTTATGGTCATTATAGTAATGGGCAATCAATACAATTAATGCCCATAATGAATCCAAATTAAGTGCGAAAACCGTTATGATTGTACGCTCTTATATAATAATAAAGAATTTTATTTGTAAGAGCATGTTTTGATTACTACTGAAATACATTCTATAATTTTTTGCTTTATCAAAGTTTTAGGTCTTGATTTTAGGGAATGATTGTCGATTCATTCCTTATTTCTCTTTGTTAATTATCTCtattacttttattatttttctaaagGATTATTGCGGAAGTGAAGTAAATTTtggttatcagtaacccgttttCTTCTAAATATAGACTTTGACCGagaaatctatttttggttaaacaaattggttccgttgctggaaatctgataatcttttcactTTTCAAATTCTGCTTTCTGACAACCAACTATGTCAACTGTTAATGACAATAACCAGCTGAACACACAAGATCGAACTCCGCCACACCAATCTCCAACGGGAACCCCTTAGCAATCCCGTGGAAGTTCACCTGAAAGGTCTACATCATGCTTCGATGATCAACAAAGAGACAAAAAAACTGTAGAGCAGGACGCTCTAAAGCAATTGATTGCAGAATATGTGAATAATGCACTACAAGCTTTTGTTAGAGGATTGCCCAGTGCACCGTAAACTCCTCCAATTGTCAATACAACAACCTTAGAAAACC
The Nicotiana sylvestris chromosome 11, ASM39365v2, whole genome shotgun sequence DNA segment above includes these coding regions:
- the LOC104249222 gene encoding uncharacterized protein isoform X2, encoding MASNNALKSSVLKIVGSIISLLPLVVLISGVILYFASIFLFNDSNCSSSDLLYSSRSKTSQFGHDSNPTNLSHLLFGLLGSEEAWHYRKEYIESWWRPNKTRGYLFLDVAPTGDDLFPWSSSSPPYRVSDNITKLIQETNHVAPTMARMVHGIMEVFREEHEGVRWVVMGDDDSVFFVDNMVDVLGQYDHTKYYYLGGQSEYLLSNYWYSFNQAFGGAGFILSYPLAKAMSKYIESCLRRYPFLRSADQITMVCISDVGVNLTPLKGSHQIDLRGDISGLLSSHPKAPLMSLHHLDAANPIFPSMERLQSVHHLMNAAKFDQSRMLQQVICYNRPNNWSFSISWGYSIHIYENILPRSHLQIPIETFKPWGVTPKDPPYYLLNTRLPTNDSCQAPHVFFLESAEKSTKNEILTMFSRSLPRGLPACSYSGSHSADQISQIEVYSSRRKRIDMDRCECCDVTHNIGTNKAKIKLRECHMDEIIA
- the LOC104249222 gene encoding uncharacterized protein isoform X1, with translation MSSAFASNFLNTIKEKLRVSFDKLFLAILCRVVLISGVILYFASIFLFNDSNCSSSDLLYSSRSKTSQFGHDSNPTNLSHLLFGLLGSEEAWHYRKEYIESWWRPNKTRGYLFLDVAPTGDDLFPWSSSSPPYRVSDNITKLIQETNHVAPTMARMVHGIMEVFREEHEGVRWVVMGDDDSVFFVDNMVDVLGQYDHTKYYYLGGQSEYLLSNYWYSFNQAFGGAGFILSYPLAKAMSKYIESCLRRYPFLRSADQITMVCISDVGVNLTPLKGSHQIDLRGDISGLLSSHPKAPLMSLHHLDAANPIFPSMERLQSVHHLMNAAKFDQSRMLQQVICYNRPNNWSFSISWGYSIHIYENILPRSHLQIPIETFKPWGVTPKDPPYYLLNTRLPTNDSCQAPHVFFLESAEKSTKNEILTMFSRSLPRGLPACSYSGSHSADQISQIEVYSSRRKRIDMDRCECCDVTHNIGTNKAKIKLRECHMDEIIA